The Canis lupus baileyi chromosome 5, mCanLup2.hap1, whole genome shotgun sequence region AAGTAAACCAATGTGGGACGTCCAGAGCCTTGGGTATCATTGACAGGTAGGGGATCAGCCTCCTAGCTGGATTCAAGACCAGCCAGCCTACAAGGCCAGGTCAGCAGCCCAGTAACCTGGGCTTAAGTGAGCTTGGAGATCTGAGTGAAGTCCCTGAACGTCAGAGTGTGGAGCAGCTTGGCTGATGGACAAGGAATCAAAGGGCTACATGTTGCCTCCTGAGATCAAGCTACTGGATGAGTGAAGTTCCCAGAGGTCTCCTGGTCTCTAGACTGTAATGGAGGGTGGTACACGCAGAGCAAGGGACAAAATGAGGGATGGCTGGTTGCATGGAGTTAGTTGAGaccaaaaattataaatttataaaatttataaaaccaaaaaCTATCCTTTATGAACTCTCCAGTTAGAGGAGAAACTgctgggtgctttttttttttttaaggttgtaattatttattcatgagacagagagagagagagagagagagaggcagagacacaggcagagggagaagcaggctccctatgggagcctgatgcaggacttgatcctaggatcccaggatcaggacctagccaaaggcaaacgctcagccactgagccacccaggtgcccctggtgagagctttttaaaaatattttatttttaagtaatctctacacccaacatggggctcaaacttacaaccctgagatcaagagccacatgctgtATTGATAGAACCAGCTAGGTGCTCCTGGTGGGCACTTTTTGTGACTTTAACACATTGAAGCACACACATTCTCAAATGAAGCTACCTTCAGACAAATGCAAAgagacatataaaattaatatttataataaccaaagaggaaaaaatccaaagagaaaaaaatatacctTGCATGGGAATGATAAATGTCATATTCAACAAAATGGTTAGAAGGAGGGGAGAGGTCAAAAAATGGGGCtcctattttatttgtaatatttcatttcctaaaatttttgaaatagggcacctgggtggctcagccagttaagcatctgccttcaactcaggtcatgatcccagagtcctgggatggagcagggagcctgcttctccctctccctctgcctgccactctccctgcttgcatgcactctgtcaagtaaataaataaaatcttaaaaaaaaaattttttttttaaataagtgtgaCAAACTATTAAGATGGACAGAGCTGGTGGCTGGGCCAAACAGATTTAGTATATTATAGTCTACACTTCCAGTGTGTTTGAGAAACTGCACTAATAAAAAACCAGTAACTTCAGGAAATCAGTTGGGGTGAGGAGTCATCATGTCATGGTAGAGAGTGGGGCGGGGTGAGATGGCTCACAAGGTGTGTAGGACCTGCTGGAGGAGGAGTAGGCAGGCAGACTCAGGCTTCTGAAGCTAGCAGGAAGCATAACAGGAGGTGCCATATCAAGGTCCAAACACATTTAAGGGAGAGCTAGGCCCAGGGGAGTCCCAGTACTCACGGAAGTGAAAGCGCGGGGAGAGACATTGAGTGTGTGTGCAGAGGGTGTGTGCCTGGTAAAGCCCCATAGACGTGGCAGCTCCCGGTAGGGCCCATGCTGGGGCAGCAGGCTCTTCTTCACTGGCTGGCCACCTGTCCCCCGGGGAGCCTTGCACCAGGCAGAGGATGCACCAGGTAGACTCTTGGCTCACCCCCCTCCTGATAGGCTGTCTGACTCTGCAGGGACCCCCAAGCCTTTCACCAGCCTGAGCTTCCCTTTTTCCCCTGCTCATCCGGAGCtgcttccccacccctgccccaggagcTCTGTGACCTGGGCCCCAGAGAGCCTTAGACTTTTAACTGGGGGTGGCTATTGGGCTTTCTACATGCAAAGGGACAGTGGGGTTGGGACGGGGTAGACAGTGTGACTGAGAAAACTAAAGGGAGAGTATTCTGGATAGCCTTCCTTGGACCCTAGTTGTTTTCTTTTGGGGAGGACCAGGCTGATGGCTCCAGGTTAGGGGAGAGGTTCCACTCGCAGTGGTCCAGCTGGGGAAGGGAAGGCTAGAGAGAAAAGCTTTCTTGAGCCTGTGGTGACCTCCTCAGCCAGCTCTGGCATTTACACTTTGGAGGTTTGCTACCTTCATTGGCAATCCATCCCACCCCTACTCAACAGTTAGCAGACTGGAGACAGACAGACGTTACCCCCAGCTTCTGGCTGGGACCccaaaagaggcagagactggcaTGGGTTTTCCTCAATCCAGCCAGGAATCAGCACTGGGCACCCCCTTTCCTCCAGGTCCAGATCCTGGGACCCCGAAAAAGATCATATCTTTTGGGATGAGGTATCCCTTTGTTTCACCCCAAGCTTTGCGAGTTCCtgccccatttttctttctccctcccccagggtACCACCCCTCCACCTTCTGTGGAGTTGAGGGTGGTGGGAACCTCAGATGCTCCACACAATGATTCCCTTTCCCCAGGACTTGAAAAAACAGCGGCTCACTGCCCACTGGCCAAGACGCGGGACAGCAGCCCCTAGTGTGCTCAGATTCCTGACCTAGGATATATTCTCTATTTAGGAATTTTACTGGAGGTCTGGGAAgacagagcagggggaggggacaggcttGGGGCGAGGGGAGTCTATATGCCAGACTGGAAGGAAGCCTTTCTCCGTTGCTTTCTGAAtgactttgtttcctttgcttcttttttctctgtctctctgtaccTATTTCACTCctggctctttcttttctttttaaattttatttatttattcataagagacacacagagagaggcagagacaccggcagagggagaaggaggctccctgcagggagcccaatgcatgacttgatcccaggaccccaggatcatgccctgagccgaaggcagatagatgttcaacctctgagccactcaggcgtccctcctggctctttctttatctctctctttttctttctattcttggctttgtttttgtttttctttaaaattttatttatttatttatttatttatttatttatttatttatttatttgaaagagagatagcaagagagagcaggagaaggggggaggtggaaggggagtcaggctccctgctgagccgtcCTTCTCCATCTCAGAACAGGACCacaacctcagctgaaggcagacactcaaccaactcagccacccaggtgccccttggctttgtctttttctccatctctctgtatCCCCCACCGGCCCCCAACcatgtctgtctttttcttttattctttcttcctacaTGCaggtattgggggggggggtaatggGTTTTTTGCTATGTTTGTGTTAATCTgtatgtttctctgtctctccatctcttcgctctgtctctctctcttttttgtctatgtttctctctctctcagttcccTTTGGGCATCTGTCTCCATCTTGCTATTTTTCTATGTGTACATAACAGACCACGTACATTCTAtgtcaccctctctctctctgccactctcttaCCAGGCTGGCCACCATCCCTGGTCTTCTCCAGCTGTGAACAGCTCAGCAGGGCAGGAGCCACAGAAGCAACTCCCAGAGGTGCTTGGTGGGGCCTGGGGACCACCTCTAGGGGACGGGCTGCCCCTGCTCACCATCATTGTTGCTGCCTTTGTCCTGCTGGCAGTCTGTATTGTGGTGGCTGTCCACTTTGGGCCAAGACTACATCAGGGCCATGCCACTCTCCCTACAGAGCCACAAGCCCCAAAGCCGGAGGACGGCATCTACCTCATCCACTGGCGAATACTGGGTCCCCAAGACAATCATGAAGATGCCCAGCAGGAacctcctgcctctggctcctgcCTTGTGCCAGATGGACCTAGGCTCAGCGTGGATGAAGTCACTTATCTGTAGGAGGGAGACTTTGAAAAGTTGGACTGACCTGTCTCAGAACAAGAAAACAGACAGAGAATTAGGGCAAAAGCAAATTAGGATCTGGACATCAGAGCTTTGGAAGCTCACACATGGACTCAGCTGGAGCTGCTCTCTCTGCAGAGTATTTATAGAGAAAGCCCTGATGTGgacaggagaaataaaagaagtgtGAAGGCTTTGCCTGGAAACATGCTACTGTGAGCATTCCCAGTGCCCAAAGCTGCCCTAACAAAGCTACTCCCTCCTTTTTAGGGACCATCAGATCCCTGACCCTCCTTTACCAAGTCCTTACCTCCTCCTCTTCTCACCCCTAATCtcctttgcttttgttgtcaACATGAGTCCAGCTTGCAAgatcccaccacccaccccacccctgtgcGTGGATGTCAGTATCCTTGTAGACGTCCTACCCCCAAAGCCCCCAGGTCCTGTGAGGGAGAGCCAAAGCAAAGAACCCAGGGGTCTGCCTTCTCCACTActcagggagagaaggaaaatctgTTGCCTTTCACCGATTGAAAGACATCCCTTTGACTATTGGGGTCTATGCCTCATCAGCA contains the following coding sequences:
- the SMIM33 gene encoding small integral membrane protein 33 isoform X1, yielding MFALTLKPRCLHRHGLGVVACQRKQNTLTSLAGHHPWSSPAVNSSAGQEPQKQLPEVLGGAWGPPLGDGLPLLTIIVAAFVLLAVCIVVAVHFGPRLHQGHATLPTEPQAPKPEDGIYLIHWRILGPQDNHEDAQQEPPASGSCLVPDGPRLSVDEVTYL
- the SMIM33 gene encoding small integral membrane protein 33 isoform X3, whose translation is MHQAGHHPWSSPAVNSSAGQEPQKQLPEVLGGAWGPPLGDGLPLLTIIVAAFVLLAVCIVVAVHFGPRLHQGHATLPTEPQAPKPEDGIYLIHWRILGPQDNHEDAQQEPPASGSCLVPDGPRLSVDEVTYL
- the SMIM33 gene encoding small integral membrane protein 33 isoform X2, translating into MVRKEKEAGHHPWSSPAVNSSAGQEPQKQLPEVLGGAWGPPLGDGLPLLTIIVAAFVLLAVCIVVAVHFGPRLHQGHATLPTEPQAPKPEDGIYLIHWRILGPQDNHEDAQQEPPASGSCLVPDGPRLSVDEVTYL